The following are from one region of the Cyanobium gracile PCC 6307 genome:
- a CDS encoding Hsp20/alpha crystallin family protein: MAIIPSETLKDVEELFDRYTRTLPWPLGRSSTAVTMADWNPRVDIVETDGAYEIQADIPGVRKEDLKVTIDHGVLTVQGERQQEKKEDSSRMHRVERFYGQFSRSFTLPEDADTAGLKATAKEGQLTVTVPRKGPAPSAEPTQVPIQ; encoded by the coding sequence ATGGCCATCATTCCTTCGGAAACTCTCAAGGACGTCGAAGAACTCTTCGACCGCTACACCCGTACCCTGCCCTGGCCATTGGGTCGCAGCAGCACCGCTGTCACGATGGCCGACTGGAATCCCCGGGTCGACATCGTTGAAACTGACGGTGCCTACGAGATCCAGGCGGACATTCCCGGGGTCCGCAAGGAGGACCTCAAGGTGACCATCGACCACGGGGTGCTCACCGTGCAGGGGGAGCGGCAGCAGGAGAAGAAGGAGGACAGCTCGCGTATGCACCGCGTGGAGCGCTTCTACGGCCAGTTCTCCCGCAGTTTCACCCTGCCGGAGGACGCCGACACCGCCGGCCTCAAGGCCACCGCCAAGGAGGGGCAGCTGACGGTGACGGTGCCCCGCAAGGGGCCCGCCCCCAGCGCCGAGCCGACCCAGGTGCCGATCCAGTGA